DNA from Saliniramus fredricksonii:
CCTTCCAGGTCAGCCCCTTCCCGCGCGCGAGGCCCAGGATGAACAGCGCCTCGGCGATCGCCATGATCGGGGCGAGCAGCATGCCGTGCAGGAATTCGGCGATGCCGCTGCTCAGGAGCCGAAAGCCGCCGCCATAACTGCGCCGGCGGCGGGAATCGGCGAGCGCGTCGATCAGGCCGGCGAGCTTGGGCGCGAAGACCATGACGATCATCCCGGCGAGCAGCCAGAGCCCGAGACCCGACGGCGCCGCCCCCCAGGGATTATCGGCGATCGCGCCGCCGCTGACGCCCAGCGCACCCTGCATGAAGCCCAGCCCCATGAAGAGGAGCCAGGCCGGGCCGGACAGATACATCAGAATGGCCAGCGCGAGTTGCAGCCGCGCCATGGGCGGCCAGCCGGGTTTCGTCACCAGCTTGAGATATTGCAGATTGCCCTGGCACCAGCGCAGGGAGCGGCGCACGAATTCCGGCAGGCAGGGCGGATTGATCTCGTAGCTGCCGTACTCGTCGGGCAGAACCCGCACATCGTAACCGCCGCGCACCATCTGCGCCGCTTCGAGCTGGTCATGGCTGAGCACGAGCCCGGAGAGCGGGCCGCGCCCGGGCAGCGTCGGCAGGCGGCAATGGCGCATGAAGGCGTCAATGCGGATAATGGCGTTGTGCCCCCAATAGGGTCCGGCCGGCCCCTGCCACCAGGCCGCGCCGAGCGCATAGGCGCGCATGCCGTGGCGCATGCCGAACTGGAACATGCGGGTGAAGGCGACCCGGCTCGGCAGGCCGGCGATCAGGGTCTGGCAGATTCCGAGATTCGGATTGCAATCCATCACCCGCACCAGCCGGCGGATGGCACCGCCGCTCATCAGGCTGTCGGCATCGAGCACGATCATGTAATCGAAATCCGCCCCGCGCCGCTCCAGCCATTCCCAGAGATTGCCGGTCTTGTGGCCCGCATTGTCGCTGCGGCGGCGATAGTGGAAACGGTCGGCAAAGCCGATGCGGTTGCAAAAGCCCTGGACGGCGCGCATTTCCTCTGCGGCGCGGAAGCTGTCCTGTGTGTCGGAGAGCAGGAATATCTCGAAATTGTCGAGCCCGCCGGCATCCTCCAGATCGTCGATGGTGGCCTCGATATGACCGAGCACCATCTGCGGATCCTCGTCATAGGCCGGTACCACGATGGCCGTGTGCCCGATCAGCCGGCGCTCATGCGCATCGCGCCCGGCCAGCGGCGCAACCGCGTCGAGGGGCTCGCGCCGCCCGAGGGCGATGATGAGCCCGAACACGGCGTTCCAGAAGCCGATCACGGTCCAGGGCAGGGTGACAGCGAAGACGGCGAGCATGGCGAGATCGATGGCCGAGAGACCCTGCTGGCCGAGCACGAGGGCAAGCGCCGCCAGGGCCGCAAGAGCGGTCAGTGCCACGAGCGAGAAGAACAGGGCGCGGCGACGCGCAAGCCGCCGGTTTTCGTGGTGCGGCTGCGGCAAACCATCACGCCCGCAAAACGCATTCACGCCGCCACGGGAAAGATCCTGCGCCCGTGCCTTGTTCGCTTTGGGGATGAAATCCAAGAACGCCTCCCACAGAACCGGTTCGTCAGCCGGGATTGAATGCCAGACGAAATACACAGCCATGCCGACGCACCGGGATACGCGGCAGCAGCCCGTTTGGTTCAAAGGCAGGGTTTTTTCATGGCAAGCCGGAAAACGATGCTCGGCAGAATTGGCAGGGTTTTCGTCGCATTCGCGTATTGCCGGCAAACCATCACGTTGTCGTGATCATGCTGCGTGATCAGCAACCGCAAGCGCCCGGTTTTCCGCCCGGATGCGGATCGCGAGCAGAATCGCGTTGGCAACCGTGAAGCCGAGCGCATAGAGCGGCAGCCCGAAGGCGAGCGGCAGGATGGCGATTTCGCCGATGACGATCCAGTAATTCGGATGGGTAAGATAGCGATACGGGCCGGTGCGGATCGGCGCCGCGCCGGGCAGGATGATGATCCGCGTGGTCCAGCGCGCACCGAGGCTCGCGATCGTCCAGACGCGTCCCGCCTGCAGGATCGCGAAGACCGCGATCAGCGGCCAGGATACGGTGGCATCGTGCGCGAGCACCCACAGACCGATGAGCCAGAGCCCGTGCATCACGACGATCGCCGGGTAATGGCCCGGCGCATGCTCGACGGCCCCACGCGCCATCAGCGCCGCCGTATTGCGCTTCGCGATGACGAGTTCGGCAAGACGCTGCAAGGTCACGAGAGCAAGAATCAGGGCAGCGATGCTCATCAGGCGGGCTCCAGCACGACGCAGTTCAGGGTAAAGCCCGGACCGAGCGCGGCCAGCAGCGTGGGCCCGCGCAGGCCCGTGCGCAGGGCCCGCTCCAGCACGAACAGCACCGTCGGCGCGCTCATATTGCCGAAATCACGCAGGATATCGCGTTCACGCTGCAGCTGCCCGCTTGCAAGTCCCAGCGTTTCCTCCAGCGCAACGATCACCTTGGCGCCGCCGGGGTGGAGCACATGATCGGCGAAGCCGGCATTGCGCATTCCCCAGCGCGCGAAGATTCCCGCGAAAGCCGCGGCGAGATGGGCTCTGGCGAAAGCGGGAATGGACTGGGCGAAGATCACGCCGAGCCCCTCCTCGCCGATATCCCAGCCCATGATGTCGAGCGTGTCGGGCCAGATATGTTCGGCGCTCGCCGCGACCCGCGCCATGGCATTGCCGCCCGGGCCGGCACGCAGGATGCAGGCTGCCGCGCCGTCTCCGAACAGGGCGGAGGCGACGATATCGGCCTTGTTCGGCGCCTGCGCGCGGAAGGCCAGCGTGCAGGTCTCGACGACAACGAGCAGCACATTCTCCCCCGGCGCTGCCTGCGCGAGGCGCGCGGCGAGGGCGAGCCCGCCCGCGCCACCGGCGCAGCCAAGGCCGAAGACCGGCACCCGCCGCACATCCGCGCGAAATCCCATGGCCGCGAGAGCCCGCGCCTCGAGGCCCGGCGTGGCGATGCCCGTGGAGGAGACGGTGACGATGGAGTCGACCGCCTGCGCGGCAAGGCCCGCATCGCGCAGGGCATCGCTTGCGGCATCGACGAACAGGGCCGTCGCGCTCTTCAGATAGGCCCGGCTGCGATCGGCCCAGCCGCGCGGTGCACGATACCAGTCGATCGGCATCACCGCGTAGCGATTGTCGATGGCGGCATTGGTGAACACGGATTCGAGCCGCGCGAAACCGGGATAGCGGGGCGCAAGCACGTCTCGGGCGATGGCCACCGCATCGTCCTGGCTGAGGCGGTGCCGCGGCACCGTCGTGGCGAGGCCGAGGATCGCGGCATTTGCGGGACACATCAGGCTCCTGTGCGGCGGGTGATCGACGCCACTTGCGCTGATTGATACGCGCCAACCCGTGAAGGCGATCACCGGCACCGACTGATGCGGTTTTTTGCAAGACAATACGCGATCAGCGCGCCACTGCTTGCGCAAACGCCATCGGCGCGCCATTTACGTTATGTGAGGCAATCAGAGGGTATCAAAGCTGTATCATGATCCGCTACGCCCTCGTCTGTGATCAGGCGCATGATTTCGAGAGCTGGTTTCCCTCGGGCGATGCCTTTGAGGAACAGCGTGCGCGCGGCCTCGTCGAATGCCCCGTCTGTGGTTCGGCCAAGGTCGAGAAACGCCTCATGGCGCCCGCGATCGCCCGGCACGACCGTGCGGCGCAGACCCTGCCCGCCCCCGCTGCCGAAACGGGGCAACAGGCTCCTGCCCCCGCCGAATCCGCAACACCGGCCGAGGGCATGGCGCTTCTGGGCGAGCGCGAGCAGGCCCTGCGTGCCATGATCCGCGAAATTCATGCGCATGTGACGCGGAATGCGGAAAATGTCGGCGGAAGCTTCGTCACGGAAGCGCGGCGGATGCATTACGGCGAGGTGCAGGAGCGCCCGATCTATGGCGAGGCGAGCCCCGACGAGGCGCGCGAACTCATCGAGGAAGGCGTGCCCGTCCAGCCGCTGCCCGGCCTCCCCGACGATCGCAACTGAGCGCGTTCAGGGCGCGGCGGCCAGATCGCGCGGCGTAGCGGGAATGCGCCCGGCCAGAATATCGAGAAAGAGAGCGCGGATCCCGGTCGGATCGATGACGATATCCGGCACATCGAGCGCGCCGGCCTCCCACCAGCGCACATCGAGAACCGGATCGCCCTCCGTCTCCTGCAGGCGCGACGTATCAATCCGGTCATGCGGGGCGCGCACAAGAAAATAGGTCTCGCGCACGAAGCACTTGCGGGCAAACAGCGTCTGCGGACAGGCGCGCCGGGCGACCACGGGGCCGAGCGTCAGACCGGAAAGCCCGGTCTCCTCGGCGAGTTCGCGCAGGCAGGTCTGCTGCGGTGTCTCCCCCGGCTCGCGACCGCCGCCGGGCGTATACCAGAAATCCCGCTTGCCGGGGCGGGCCGGATCGACATCGCGCGATGCTTCATAACAGATCAGTAAAAGCCGGTCGGCGGGATCGATCAGGATGGCGCGGGCCGTCTCGCGCGCGGGGAGATCCGTCGGATTGATCCCCGGTGCACTCACAGCAGATCATCCAGGGCGCGCAGATCGACATTGGCACCGCAGACCAGCACGCCGACGCGCTCACCCGGTTGCGGACGATAGGCGCCGCTGATCAGCGCGGCGAGGGCCGCCGCGCCGCCCGGCTCGGTGGCGATGCGCCAGTCGCGCCAGAGCCGACGCTGCGCCTCGGTGATGGCCTCATCGGTGACGAGTGCCACATGATCGATCGCTGCGCGGCAGATTTCATGAACGAGGGCGCCGGTATTGCGCGCGCCCAGCGAATCGGCCGCGACCGAATGCACCTCGACATCCACCGGCCCGCCGGCTTCAAGGGCGGCATGCAGCGCGCATGAGCCCGCGGGCTCCACCGCGACCACCTTCACCCGCCCGCGCCAATAGGCGCCGATCCCGGAGACCAGCCCCCCGCCACCGGCCGCGACGAGCACCGTATCGAGATCGGGCTGATCTTCCTCCCATTCGATGGCGACGGTGCCCTGCCCGGCAATCGTCTCGAATGCATCATAGGCATGGATCGAGAGCGCCCCGGTCTCGGCCATGTATTCCGCGCAGGCAATGGCGGCATCGGCGTAACGCGGGCCGCCGATCACCACCTCGGCGCCATGGCGGCGAATGGCATCGACCTTGGGCTTGCTCGCGATCTCGGGCACGAAGACGCGCGCGGGCACACCGAGGCTGTGGGCCGCATAGGCCACCGCCGCACCGTGATTGCCGCCCGAAGCCGCCGCTACGCCGGCAGCGGGGATGTCCCTGCTCAAAAGTGTGTTGAAGGCGCCGCGCGGTTTGAAGGAGCCGGCATGCTGGAGGAATTCGAGCTTCAGCGAGACCGGTCCGTCATGACCGAAATCCCCCCTGGGCAGGTTCACCACCGGCGTGCGGCGGATATGATCGCGGATACGCGCATGGGCGGCGCGGACATCATCGGGGCTGACGGGCAGGGTCATGGCTGAGAATCCGGATCTTTGCGGCGTGGTTGGAGACTATGCCTTCGTCTCTACCATGACAGGCCGTGCGCACCACCGGCATTCCCTCACCCCGCGCGTGCCGCAATGCCCGCCCCGGCCCCCTCATCCGCAAGCATCGCCCTGCGAATCGCATTCTCGTCGACATCCTCGACCGGCGCCTGAATCTTGAGCGCACGGGTGCGCCTGCCCGGCTCCATGATCAGGATCACCGTCTCCTGGCCTGGGCAGGCGGGATCGGTGCAGTTGATCTCGTTGACCCTGATCACGGTATCCGGCGCCGGTGCGAGGATCGCGAAGGCGAGCGCACGCAAGCGCTCGATCTCGCCCCGGTCGATTCCGCCGGAGGGTATGACATTGCGCAACAATCCGGCGAAAACGCCTTTCAGCATCGATGCGATCTCCTCCTGCGCCGGCGAACCATGCGATCCGCCAGCGCCGTCCGATCATGCAGGCAAGATACCGGCGCGGCAAGGGAGAGGGCAAGCTGCCGGGTCAGTCCTGGCCATGCCCGTGGCCGCCCGGCGCGCGCGGCGAGCCCATCGGCGCAACAGCATAGGTGATTTCCACCTCACCGGCATTGTCGAAGACGAGCGTCCCGCTGACGGGCTCGTCCATGGTGACGGGGGTGGCGAGATTCATGAACATCACATGGTAGCTGCCGGGCTCCAGCGCGACGCTCTCGCCGGGCGGGATTTCGAGACCGCCCTCGACCTCGGCCATGCGGGCGACCCCGTCGACCATCTCCATGGAATGCACCTCGAAACGCGGGGCGATCTCGCTGGCACCGCCGATCAGACGATCGGGCTCGGTGCCGTTATTGGTGATGACCATGTAACCGCCGGCCACCCGCGCGCCGGCGGGCGTCACCCGCGTCCAGGGGGTCTCGATGGTGATGTCACCGATGCTGAAAGTCTCCGCCTGCGCCGCCGTGGTCGCGAGCGTGAAGCCGAGCGTGGCGGAGAGAGCGATGGCGGCGATGGCCGCGTTACGGATGTGGAACGTCATGGTTGGACCTTCTTCGTCTTCAAGCCGGCGGCTCGCATTCTCGCAAGCAATACGCCGGTGCCGGTTTCGGATATCGGGATCAGCTTGTTCAGACGAGGAAGGAAGGCGGGCCGCGCGGCCCGTGGTCGCGAATCAGGGGCGCAGAGGGCAGATCAACCCCTTCACGCAGGCCCGACGGCGCGATGCGCGCCATGGCGCGCTTGTCAAAGCCCAGAAGCTGTGCATCCGGCGCGTCAGGCAGGGGCGGCGCCGGCGGAACCGGGCAGCCGGCGAGGCATTCCGCCTTGTGGCGCGCGGCGCCATGGGGATCATGATGATGCCCCGCCTCGAGCAGGCAATGAAGGCCCGGCTCACCCAGCGCCTGCGCCTGCTGCGCCGCGAGCAGTGTTCCCGCGAGCAGGCCGGAGAGCACGAAGGCATAGAGCAGGAACACGACGCCGATGCAGCGCGCGACACCGCGCCATCCGGGGGTGGATGACGCGCGTCTCGTGCGATTGATGATGCCGGCGCGGTTCATGGCATTCTCTTAGCGCAGGAACCACGCCGGCGGCAATGCGGCTTTTCAGGCCCGCAACGCCTGCGCCACCGCCTCGGCATAGACCTGCGCGCCGAGGATGATATCCTCTTCCGCCGTATCCTCGGTCCAGTGATGGCTGATCCCGCCGATCGAGGGCACGAACAGCATCGCGGCGGGCATGATGCGGGCGAGATATTGCGCATCGTGACCCGCGCCGCTGGGCATGCGCAGGGATTTGCCGGGGGCGTGAATCGCCGCTGCCGCGTCGATCATGTCCTGCAAGCCGGCATCCATGCGCGCGGGCTTGCTCTGGCCCAAAACCTCGAGGGAGGCGCCGCAGACGCCCTCCGCATCGATCTCGGCAACGATGGCGCGCAATTCCGTGTCGAGCCGGTCGAGCACCGCCTCATCCGCGTCGCGGAACTGGAAGAGGACCTCCGCGCGGCCCGGAATGATGCTCGGCGCGCCCGGCTCCAGGGTGACGCGACCCGCCGTCCAGACGGTGCGCTCGCCGCAGAGCTGGGGAAAGCGCTCGTCGATCTTCGCAAGCGCGCGCATGGCGGCGCGCCCGGCATCGCGGCGGCGCTTCATGCTGGTGGTGCCGGCATGGTTCTGCGCGCCGGTGAAGACCAGCTTGTATTGCCAGATCGCGACGATGGCGGTGACGTTGCCGATCTTCAGATCCGAGGAGATCAGCGTGTCGCCCTGCTCGATATGCGCCTCGAAGAAACCCTTGTAGCGCCCTTCCTCGTAGCGCACGCGCGATTCACCTGCGAGCCCGACCTCCTGCAACGCCTGGCGCAAAGGCTTGCCATCATAGCGGTTGGTGGCGGCGTCGATCTCGCTCTCTTCAAGGATGCCGAGGAAGGATTTCGAGCCAAGGAACGAGCCGAAATGCCCCTCCTCGTCGCACAGGGCGATCACGTCCACGCCGCAATCGGCGAATCCGCCATCATCGGCAATGGCGCGGGCGGCTTCCAGCCCGTAGATCACGCCGAGTGCCCCGTCGAGCCAGCCGGCATGGTTCTGGCTCTCCAGATGTGACCCGGTCAGGATTTTCGGCCCCGGCGCCTCGCGCCGTCCGAGAACCGAGCCGATCCCGTCGATCCGGGCATCGAGCCCGGCCTCGCGCATGCGCCCGGCGAGCCAGTGGCGCGCTTCCATGTCCTGGGCTGAGAAGGTGGGCCGGTGCACGCCGGTTTTATAAGTGCCGATACCGCGCAAATGCTTGAGATCGCCCATCAGGCGTTCGGGATTGATCTTGACCATTTCTGTCTCCTGATTTGCCGCGAGGGAACAGCCCTGCGCGCGTCATGGCAAGAGGCGAATCCTCACGATGCGCTGGCAGGCTGCGCACCGATCGCGGAAGTCTTGCGACGCGTCGAAATGCGTAGGACTTTCGGTCGGGTTGCCTGTAGCCCGCCTTCTCCCGTAAGTTTGCCGCAACAGACGCGCGGATTCGCAAACCGCGCGATTGCGAAAACGGATTGATCGCCAATGATCGCCTTTGGGAGGGAAAAATGTCCGAAAAAGTCTATCCCGTGTCGAAGGAATGGGCAGAGCGCGCACATATCGACAAAGCGCTCTACGAGAAGATGTACCAGGCCAGCATTGACGATCCGGAGAGCTTCTGGGGCGAGCACGGCAAGCGCATCGACTGGTTCACGCCTTATACCAAGGTGAAGAACACGCTCTACGGCAAGGACGAGGTCTCGATCCGCTGGTTCGAGGACGGCACCACCAATGCCGCACATAACTGCATCGACCGCCATCTCGAGACGCGCGGCGACCAGGTGGCGATCATCTGGGAGGGTGACGATCCTTCCGAATCGCAGAAAATCACCTATCGCGAGCTGCATGATCACGTCTGCCGCTGGGCCAATGTCCTGCGCAACCGCAATGTCGAAAAGGGCGACCGGGTCACGATCTACCTGCCGATGATCCCGGAAGCCGCCTATGCGATGCTCGCCTGCGCGCGGCTGGGCGCGATCCATTCCGTGGTCTTCGGCGGCTTCTCGCCGGATTCGCTCGCCGGACGCATCGAGGGTTGTGGCTCGAAGACCGTGATCACTGCGGATGAAGGCCTGCGTGGCGGGCGCAAGGTACCGCTCAAGGCCAATGTCGATGCCGCGATCGCGCGCCTGCCGGAAGGCGCCGTGGATCATGTCGTCGTGGTGAAGCGCACTGGCGGCGACGTCGCCATGGAGCCCGGGCGCGACGTCTATTACAACGAAGCGGCGGAGATGGTCACGGCGGATTGCCCCTGCGAGGAGATGAATGCGGAGGATCCGCTGTTCATCCTCTACACCTCCGGCTCCACCGGCAGCCCCAAAGGCGTGTTGCACTCGACAGGCGGCTATCTGGTCTATGCCGCGATGACGCATCAATACGTCTTCGATTATCATGAGGGCGACATCTACTGGTGCACGGCGGATGTGGGCTGGGTCACCGGCCACAGCTACATCCTCTACGGCCCGCTCGCCAACGGCGCGACCACGCTGATGTTCGAGGGCGTGCCGACCTATCCCTCGATCTCGCGTTTCTGGGACGTGGTCGACAAGCACCAGGTCAACATCTTCTACACCGCCCCCACCGCCATCCGCTCGCTGATGGGCGCGGGCGAGGAGCCGGTGAAGAAGACCTCGCGCAAGAGCCTGCGCCTGCTCGGCTCCGTCGGCGAGCCGATCAATCCGGAAGCCTGGGAATGGTATTACAAGGTCGTGGGCGACGAGCGTTGCCCGATCGTCGATACCTGGTGGCAGACGGAGACCGGCGGCATCCTGATCACGCCGCTTCCCGGCGCCATCGCCCAGAAGCCCGGCTCGGCCACACTGCCCTTCTTCGGCGTGAAGCCTGTCATCGTCGATGCCGAGGGCAAGGAGCTTGCCGGTGCCTGCGAGGGCAATCTGTGTATCGCCGACAGCTGGCCGGGCCAGATGCGTACCGTGTTCGGCGATCACGAGCGCTTCATCCAGACCTATTTCTCGACCTATCCGGGCAAGTACTTCACCGGCGATGGCTGCCGTCGCGACGCAGACGGCTATTACTGGATCACGGGCCGCGTCGATGACGTGATCAACGTGTCGGGCCACCGTATGGGCACGGCGGAAGTCGAGAGCGCGCTGGTGGCGCATCCCAAGGTCTCCGAGGCCGCCGTGGTCGGCTATCCGCACGACATCAAGGGTCAGGGGATCTATGCCTATGTCACGCTGATGGCGGGCGAGGAACCCTCCGAAGCGCTGCGCAAGGAGCTCGTCACCTGGGTGCGCAAGGAGATCGGGCCGATCGCCTCGCCGGACCTGATCCAGTTCGCCCCCGGCCTGCCCAAGACCCGCTCGGGCAAGATCATGCGCCGCATCCTGCGCAAGATCGCCGAAGATGAATTCGGCGCGCTGGGCGATACCTCGACGCTGGCCGAACCCGCCGTGGTCGACGATCTGATCGAGAATCGACAGAACCGTCACGACTGAACAATCGTCATCGGCCATGTTCTCGAGTGACATGGCCGATTTGCCGTTCTTTGCGCCATCCGCCGCGATCTCCGGATCCGGCGGGTGCGCGTTCCGACGAAGCCGGCCCGGGCACGGCGCAGGGATCCGGATCAATCATCGCAGGAGCCCGCCGATGCAGCGTGCCGATTCGTTCCGCAGGCGCCTTCGCAGCGCACCGGCCTATGAGCGCCGCTACGGCTATTCGCGCGGCATCGCGGAAGATCCGTTCATCTTCATTTCCGGCACAACCGCCCTCGATCCGGTGACCTTCTCCGTTGCAGGCGACACGACAAGGCAGGCGCAGCGCGCCTGGGACAGCATCACCGCCGCTCTCGGGCAGGTGGAAAGCGGTCCGGCAGAGATCGTGCGCGTCAGCTGCATGGTGATCGATCCGGCGGATGCACCGACTGTCCTCGCCCTCTCGCGCG
Protein-coding regions in this window:
- the mdoH gene encoding glucans biosynthesis glucosyltransferase MdoH; the protein is MDFIPKANKARAQDLSRGGVNAFCGRDGLPQPHHENRRLARRRALFFSLVALTALAALAALALVLGQQGLSAIDLAMLAVFAVTLPWTVIGFWNAVFGLIIALGRREPLDAVAPLAGRDAHERRLIGHTAIVVPAYDEDPQMVLGHIEATIDDLEDAGGLDNFEIFLLSDTQDSFRAAEEMRAVQGFCNRIGFADRFHYRRRSDNAGHKTGNLWEWLERRGADFDYMIVLDADSLMSGGAIRRLVRVMDCNPNLGICQTLIAGLPSRVAFTRMFQFGMRHGMRAYALGAAWWQGPAGPYWGHNAIIRIDAFMRHCRLPTLPGRGPLSGLVLSHDQLEAAQMVRGGYDVRVLPDEYGSYEINPPCLPEFVRRSLRWCQGNLQYLKLVTKPGWPPMARLQLALAILMYLSGPAWLLFMGLGFMQGALGVSGGAIADNPWGAAPSGLGLWLLAGMIVMVFAPKLAGLIDALADSRRRRSYGGGFRLLSSGIAEFLHGMLLAPIMAIAEALFILGLARGKGLTWKVQRRHGFAVTWRESIARFWPQTAIAALALTGFWLHAPQMLPWIIPVAIGPLSAILFCRFGTNPALGRMMARRRFAAIPEDIIAPPVVARAMRIATVADRSARIRAAAPALTPLPQPAGE
- a CDS encoding isoprenylcysteine carboxyl methyltransferase family protein codes for the protein MMSIAALILALVTLQRLAELVIAKRNTAALMARGAVEHAPGHYPAIVVMHGLWLIGLWVLAHDATVSWPLIAVFAILQAGRVWTIASLGARWTTRIIILPGAAPIRTGPYRYLTHPNYWIVIGEIAILPLAFGLPLYALGFTVANAILLAIRIRAENRALAVADHAA
- a CDS encoding type III polyketide synthase, encoding MCPANAAILGLATTVPRHRLSQDDAVAIARDVLAPRYPGFARLESVFTNAAIDNRYAVMPIDWYRAPRGWADRSRAYLKSATALFVDAASDALRDAGLAAQAVDSIVTVSSTGIATPGLEARALAAMGFRADVRRVPVFGLGCAGGAGGLALAARLAQAAPGENVLLVVVETCTLAFRAQAPNKADIVASALFGDGAAACILRAGPGGNAMARVAASAEHIWPDTLDIMGWDIGEEGLGVIFAQSIPAFARAHLAAAFAGIFARWGMRNAGFADHVLHPGGAKVIVALEETLGLASGQLQRERDILRDFGNMSAPTVLFVLERALRTGLRGPTLLAALGPGFTLNCVVLEPA
- a CDS encoding DUF1178 family protein; protein product: MIRYALVCDQAHDFESWFPSGDAFEEQRARGLVECPVCGSAKVEKRLMAPAIARHDRAAQTLPAPAAETGQQAPAPAESATPAEGMALLGEREQALRAMIREIHAHVTRNAENVGGSFVTEARRMHYGEVQERPIYGEASPDEARELIEEGVPVQPLPGLPDDRN
- a CDS encoding NUDIX hydrolase, which codes for MSAPGINPTDLPARETARAILIDPADRLLLICYEASRDVDPARPGKRDFWYTPGGGREPGETPQQTCLRELAEETGLSGLTLGPVVARRACPQTLFARKCFVRETYFLVRAPHDRIDTSRLQETEGDPVLDVRWWEAGALDVPDIVIDPTGIRALFLDILAGRIPATPRDLAAAP
- a CDS encoding threonine/serine dehydratase; the encoded protein is MTLPVSPDDVRAAHARIRDHIRRTPVVNLPRGDFGHDGPVSLKLEFLQHAGSFKPRGAFNTLLSRDIPAAGVAAASGGNHGAAVAYAAHSLGVPARVFVPEIASKPKVDAIRRHGAEVVIGGPRYADAAIACAEYMAETGALSIHAYDAFETIAGQGTVAIEWEEDQPDLDTVLVAAGGGGLVSGIGAYWRGRVKVVAVEPAGSCALHAALEAGGPVDVEVHSVAADSLGARNTGALVHEICRAAIDHVALVTDEAITEAQRRLWRDWRIATEPGGAAALAALISGAYRPQPGERVGVLVCGANVDLRALDDLL
- a CDS encoding copper chaperone PCu(A)C — its product is MTFHIRNAAIAAIALSATLGFTLATTAAQAETFSIGDITIETPWTRVTPAGARVAGGYMVITNNGTEPDRLIGGASEIAPRFEVHSMEMVDGVARMAEVEGGLEIPPGESVALEPGSYHVMFMNLATPVTMDEPVSGTLVFDNAGEVEITYAVAPMGSPRAPGGHGHGQD
- a CDS encoding Zn-dependent hydrolase, which gives rise to MVKINPERLMGDLKHLRGIGTYKTGVHRPTFSAQDMEARHWLAGRMREAGLDARIDGIGSVLGRREAPGPKILTGSHLESQNHAGWLDGALGVIYGLEAARAIADDGGFADCGVDVIALCDEEGHFGSFLGSKSFLGILEESEIDAATNRYDGKPLRQALQEVGLAGESRVRYEEGRYKGFFEAHIEQGDTLISSDLKIGNVTAIVAIWQYKLVFTGAQNHAGTTSMKRRRDAGRAAMRALAKIDERFPQLCGERTVWTAGRVTLEPGAPSIIPGRAEVLFQFRDADEAVLDRLDTELRAIVAEIDAEGVCGASLEVLGQSKPARMDAGLQDMIDAAAAIHAPGKSLRMPSGAGHDAQYLARIMPAAMLFVPSIGGISHHWTEDTAEEDIILGAQVYAEAVAQALRA
- the acs gene encoding acetate--CoA ligase produces the protein MSEKVYPVSKEWAERAHIDKALYEKMYQASIDDPESFWGEHGKRIDWFTPYTKVKNTLYGKDEVSIRWFEDGTTNAAHNCIDRHLETRGDQVAIIWEGDDPSESQKITYRELHDHVCRWANVLRNRNVEKGDRVTIYLPMIPEAAYAMLACARLGAIHSVVFGGFSPDSLAGRIEGCGSKTVITADEGLRGGRKVPLKANVDAAIARLPEGAVDHVVVVKRTGGDVAMEPGRDVYYNEAAEMVTADCPCEEMNAEDPLFILYTSGSTGSPKGVLHSTGGYLVYAAMTHQYVFDYHEGDIYWCTADVGWVTGHSYILYGPLANGATTLMFEGVPTYPSISRFWDVVDKHQVNIFYTAPTAIRSLMGAGEEPVKKTSRKSLRLLGSVGEPINPEAWEWYYKVVGDERCPIVDTWWQTETGGILITPLPGAIAQKPGSATLPFFGVKPVIVDAEGKELAGACEGNLCIADSWPGQMRTVFGDHERFIQTYFSTYPGKYFTGDGCRRDADGYYWITGRVDDVINVSGHRMGTAEVESALVAHPKVSEAAVVGYPHDIKGQGIYAYVTLMAGEEPSEALRKELVTWVRKEIGPIASPDLIQFAPGLPKTRSGKIMRRILRKIAEDEFGALGDTSTLAEPAVVDDLIENRQNRHD
- a CDS encoding Rid family hydrolase, translated to MQRADSFRRRLRSAPAYERRYGYSRGIAEDPFIFISGTTALDPVTFSVAGDTTRQAQRAWDSITAALGQVESGPAEIVRVSCMVIDPADAPTVLALSREALMRGRDPESAPAELPAVTLFGVTQLFNPRMRVAIEVTALWRGYTLRRQ